GTATTATTTTTTAATAATCAAAAATTTCTCATCCTGATCGAGCAATAATTCCGGATCGATCCTCTTTTTGAAATAATTTACACCCCAGTGCAGATGAGGTCCGGTTGCTCTGCCGGTCGAACCGACGGATCCAATTTGTTCACCTATTTCAACATTCTGTCCAAGTTCAACTGCAATCGAATCAAGATGAATATAAATCGAACTCAAACCTAATCCGTGATCGATTAAAACGAATTTGCCATTGTAGAAATAATCACCGATCAAAGCAACTATTCCGTTTGACATTGCTTTCACCGGAGTTCCTTTGGGAGCAGCAATATCCAATCCGCTGTGAGGACTTTTTGGAATTCCATTCAAAATTCGCTGGCTGCCGAAGACTCCTGAAATCTTTCCTTCCTCGATTGGTCTGATAAATTCCTCGAACATTATATCATTTTCTTTGTAAATTCCGGAACGAACAGCTTGCAGACTTTTACTTTCATTGGAAATCCTGCGTAATAAATTCTTATCAACCGGTTTTTCAACATATTCTTTTTTAATTTTATCGATCCTCTGAATTTCATATTCTCTTTTGCTGATCAAAAAATCCTTTTTAATAATCTCACCATTTTTAAAAATTAGAGAAATCTGATGTTCAAGCGGTTCGTCTCGGTCAAATCCAATAATAATTTTCTGGTCAGAAATGGCTAAATTTTTCTCATTCCAGAAAACTTGTTCAACATCTTGATGAACATTTCCAATTAAAATTCCTCCTTGAGTCGCATTTCCGGAAAGAATCAGAAATTCTTCTGAAAAAAATGGAAATGAAAAAGAAATAAGCAAGATAAAAATTAAGAATTTCATTGAAGTTTATGCTCTATCTTTTCGATCAGATCTTTGCTGAAAATTTTCTCGAGTTTATGATAAAGTGACTGATTATTATTTTTCAAATTTTCAAAATAAATCCTGTTCCATGATTTATAAGTCATATTTGTTTCCGCAACCACATCAGCAGAAGCAGGAGAATTAGTGAGATAACCCATTTCGGCAGCAAAGTTTCCACGATGGAGTTCTGCAATAAGAATGTTATTCTTAAATACTGACAATTTTCCGGTTAGAACGAGGATAATATCTCCCTGCATGACATCCTGTTTGCATAATATTTCACCTTTGAGAGCGGAAAGTTTGCTGCCTTCTTTCCAAAAATTTATAAATTCTCTTTTTGTCATCTCTGCAAAAACATTATCATAAATATCGATTATATTTTCGTTGATGT
This region of Candidatus Cloacimonadota bacterium genomic DNA includes:
- a CDS encoding M23 family metallopeptidase, translating into MKFLIFILLISFSFPFFSEEFLILSGNATQGGILIGNVHQDVEQVFWNEKNLAISDQKIIIGFDRDEPLEHQISLIFKNGEIIKKDFLISKREYEIQRIDKIKKEYVEKPVDKNLLRRISNESKSLQAVRSGIYKENDIMFEEFIRPIEEGKISGVFGSQRILNGIPKSPHSGLDIAAPKGTPVKAMSNGIVALIGDYFYNGKFVLIDHGLGLSSIYIHLDSIAVELGQNVEIGEQIGSVGSTGRATGPHLHWGVNYFKKRIDPELLLDQDEKFLIIKK
- a CDS encoding cyclic nucleotide-binding domain-containing protein, which encodes METLFLKGYYIGITVAILIKNILWLRVVMVFAGISMICYGISINENNTTRWYILFVIINSVQIFRILKSKKEININENIIDIYDNVFAEMTKREFINFWKEGSKLSALKGEILCKQDVMQGDIILVLTGKLSVFKNNILIAELHRGNFAAEMGYLTNSPASADVVAETNMTYKSWNRIYFENLKNNNQSLYHKLEKIFSKDLIEKIEHKLQ